In a genomic window of Alteromonas gilva:
- a CDS encoding transcriptional regulator GcvA, producing the protein MQRRLPPLNALKAFEAAARHLSFTRAADELFVTQAAVSHQIKALEDFLSIKLFIRRNRTLLLTEEGQAYFLELKDIFKSLLDATERLLARGSKGAITVATPPSFASQWLVPRISQFSQLFPDIDVRLKAIDFDEGFLTDDIDVAIYYGRGRWNGIQADKLHTEFLTPLCSPMLFKGSKPLKTLTDLKHHILLHDSSRAIWKMWLNHFKVHGVNVNQGPVFSHSMMVNQAAALGQGIALGNSVLAKPELDAGRLIMPFEEKLESRDAYYLVYHEGQGDSGKIAAFREWVINLVEEEQALV; encoded by the coding sequence ATGCAACGGCGTTTACCACCTCTCAACGCGCTCAAGGCCTTTGAGGCTGCGGCTCGTCACTTGAGCTTCACTCGTGCAGCCGATGAATTATTTGTTACTCAGGCTGCGGTGAGCCATCAAATTAAAGCATTAGAAGATTTCTTATCCATAAAACTATTCATTCGGCGCAACCGCACCTTGCTGTTAACCGAAGAGGGACAGGCTTATTTTCTGGAACTCAAGGATATTTTTAAAAGCTTGCTGGATGCCACAGAGCGGCTGCTGGCGCGGGGCAGCAAAGGGGCGATTACCGTGGCGACGCCGCCAAGTTTTGCCAGTCAGTGGCTGGTGCCCAGAATTAGCCAGTTCAGCCAGCTATTTCCTGACATTGACGTGCGTCTCAAGGCGATTGACTTTGATGAAGGGTTTCTTACCGATGATATTGATGTCGCTATTTATTATGGCCGTGGCCGCTGGAATGGTATCCAGGCAGACAAACTGCATACTGAGTTTTTAACGCCTTTGTGCTCGCCGATGCTGTTTAAAGGTAGCAAGCCGCTCAAAACGCTGACCGACCTGAAGCATCACATATTGTTACACGACTCCAGTCGGGCAATCTGGAAGATGTGGCTCAATCATTTCAAAGTGCACGGGGTTAACGTGAATCAGGGGCCGGTATTTAGCCACTCAATGATGGTTAATCAGGCGGCCGCATTAGGGCAGGGGATCGCCCTGGGCAATTCAGTACTGGCCAAACCCGAATTAGACGCCGGGCGCCTGATTATGCCTTTCGAAGAAAAGCTGGAAAGTCGTGATGCCTACTATCTGGTTTATCACGAAGGACAAGGTGACAGCGGTAAAATTGCCGCGTTTCGGGAATGGGTGATTAATCTGGTAGAGGAGGAGCAGGCGCTTGTCTGA
- a CDS encoding alpha/beta family hydrolase — protein sequence MIYDLPGEDSNAVATVILAHGAGAGAESEFMASMAQLLAQQNINVVRFNFAYMQTVLATGKRRPPDRMPRLLECFNAVIARVTQQWPTLPLFVGGKSMGGRVATMLLDDSPARGGIALGYPFHPPGKPDKLRTEHLESLQKPLLIVQGERDTFGTQKEVRGYSLSSAIDTQFLADGDHSFKPRKASGYSQQQHIAAAARHCQRFIAAHL from the coding sequence TTGATCTATGATCTGCCTGGCGAAGATAGCAATGCCGTGGCGACGGTGATTTTAGCCCATGGCGCTGGTGCCGGGGCGGAATCTGAATTTATGGCAAGTATGGCGCAGTTATTGGCGCAACAGAACATTAACGTGGTTCGGTTTAATTTTGCGTATATGCAAACGGTGCTGGCTACTGGCAAGCGCCGGCCGCCTGATCGCATGCCGCGATTGCTTGAGTGTTTTAACGCCGTCATTGCCCGGGTGACGCAGCAATGGCCCACACTACCGTTGTTTGTGGGCGGCAAAAGTATGGGCGGTAGAGTGGCGACCATGTTGCTCGACGACTCACCGGCCCGGGGAGGCATAGCGCTGGGCTATCCTTTTCACCCGCCGGGCAAACCTGATAAGTTACGTACAGAACATCTCGAAAGCTTGCAAAAACCCCTGCTGATAGTTCAGGGGGAGCGGGATACCTTTGGAACGCAGAAGGAGGTGCGCGGTTATTCGTTGTCTTCTGCTATCGACACACAGTTTTTGGCAGACGGTGACCATAGCTTTAAACCTCGCAAGGCAAGTGGTTACAGTCAGCAACAACACATTGCGGCCGCGGCCAGACACTGTCAGCGATTTATTGCGGCACACCTTTAA
- a CDS encoding DUF423 domain-containing protein, with amino-acid sequence MNIQLVIGALLALSGVMLGAFGAHGLKSMLDSAALNTFEIGVRYQLYHGLAILMLAGLTQYASLPWCIRAAYFFIIGSALFSGSLYLLVLTGHKWLGPVTPLGGLCLMLGWLCVLVALVKGKAPY; translated from the coding sequence ATGAACATTCAGTTAGTGATTGGCGCATTGCTGGCGTTGTCAGGAGTGATGTTAGGGGCCTTCGGCGCCCATGGCTTGAAAAGTATGCTCGACAGTGCCGCGTTAAATACCTTTGAAATTGGCGTGCGTTACCAGTTGTATCATGGCCTGGCGATACTGATGCTGGCCGGACTCACTCAGTATGCCAGTTTGCCCTGGTGTATTCGGGCCGCGTATTTCTTTATTATTGGCAGCGCGCTGTTTAGCGGTAGCTTGTATTTACTGGTACTTACCGGTCACAAGTGGCTGGGGCCGGTTACGCCTCTGGGTGGTTTATGTTTAATGCTCGGCTGGCTGTGCGTGTTGGTGGCTTTGGTAAAAGGCAAAGCGCCATACTGA
- the rlmM gene encoding 23S rRNA (cytidine(2498)-2'-O)-methyltransferase RlmM: protein MTSNSILAYCRPGYEVDTGNELTRLTAARGCYGYPLMKAGEAFVTYQFQAPAAAQEFIGQTAVDDTVFARQLFAVIGKITIEDTADRIGPVLALLDEQPPPRCGTLMVEYPDTEDGKTLAKLCRKFAVPLRQALRGKGWLTAKEQLNLPALHVFFVAGDCCYVGISQPRQRSPFANGICRLKFPPKAPSRSTLKLEEALLTMLSEQERNEICRPGARAVDLGACPGGWTYQLVIREMHVEAVDNGKMDADLMATGLVDYRAEDGFKYRPQLGHVELLVCDMIEQPDRVAELMAAWLVKQWATHAIFNLKLPMKRRCETVYAAIQAVEAKLASANIKATIKTRHLYHNRDEVTVAVLRKS, encoded by the coding sequence ATGACCAGCAACAGTATATTAGCTTATTGCCGGCCCGGCTATGAGGTCGATACCGGTAACGAGTTAACCCGCCTTACCGCCGCCCGGGGCTGCTACGGCTACCCATTAATGAAGGCGGGTGAAGCCTTTGTAACTTATCAGTTTCAGGCGCCCGCAGCGGCGCAGGAGTTTATTGGTCAAACTGCTGTGGATGATACCGTTTTCGCACGACAGCTGTTTGCCGTAATCGGTAAAATAACCATTGAGGATACCGCCGATCGCATTGGTCCGGTACTGGCTTTGCTTGATGAACAACCGCCACCGCGCTGCGGTACGCTGATGGTTGAGTATCCGGACACCGAGGACGGTAAAACCCTTGCCAAGCTGTGTCGCAAGTTTGCTGTGCCGCTGCGTCAGGCTCTCAGGGGGAAAGGCTGGTTAACTGCCAAAGAGCAGCTTAATTTACCCGCATTGCATGTATTTTTTGTGGCCGGTGATTGCTGCTATGTGGGGATTAGCCAGCCGCGTCAGCGCAGTCCCTTTGCCAACGGTATTTGCCGCTTAAAATTTCCGCCTAAGGCGCCGAGCCGCTCCACGCTAAAACTGGAGGAGGCGTTGCTCACCATGCTCAGCGAGCAGGAGCGCAACGAAATATGCCGACCGGGCGCTCGTGCGGTGGACCTGGGCGCCTGTCCGGGCGGATGGACTTACCAACTGGTGATCCGCGAAATGCACGTTGAAGCGGTGGATAACGGAAAAATGGACGCTGATTTGATGGCCACAGGGCTGGTAGATTATCGCGCTGAAGACGGATTTAAATACCGCCCGCAGCTGGGCCACGTTGAATTGTTAGTGTGCGATATGATTGAGCAGCCCGACCGGGTAGCTGAACTGATGGCTGCCTGGCTGGTGAAGCAGTGGGCAACTCACGCTATTTTCAATTTAAAGTTGCCGATGAAACGCCGATGTGAGACCGTATACGCCGCAATTCAGGCGGTTGAAGCAAAATTAGCCTCTGCTAACATTAAGGCAACTATCAAAACACGGCATCTCTACCACAATAGAGACGAAGTGACAGTTGCGGTGCTTCGCAAAAGCTGA
- the fusA gene encoding elongation factor G, with amino-acid sequence MADLSHYRNIGIFAHVDAGKTTTTERILKLTGKIHKTGEVHDGESTTDFMEQEAERGITIQSAATTCFWKDHRMNIIDTPGHVDFTVEVYRSLKVLDGGVGVFCGSGGVEPQSETNWRYANESEVARVIFVNKLDRMGADFYRVVGQVKKVLAANPLVMTLPIGIEDEFCGVVDVLEQKAYIWDDSGLPENYEVVDIPEDMKEKAAEYREMLVETAVEQDDDLMMAYMDGEEPSIEDLKRCIRKGTRDLTFFPTFCGSAFKNKGIQLVLDAVIDYLPSPTEVDPQDLTDPETGEPTGEVATVSTDEPFRALAFKIMDDRFGALTFIRVYSGVLNKGDTILNSATGKTERIGRMVEMHADERTELTSAHAGDILAIVGMKNVQTGHTLCDPKHECTLEPMIFPEPVISIAVKPKDKGANEKMSIAIGKLVAEDPSFQVETDEDSGETILKGMGELHLDIKVDILKRTYGVELEVGQPQVAYRETITTPVEDSYTHKKQSGGSGQFGKIDYRIKPGEQNSGFTFTSSVVGGNVPKEFFPAIEKGFKSMMGQGVLAGYPVLDVEVELFDGGFHAVDSSAIAFEIAAKGAFRQSIPKAGPQLLEPIMKVDVFSPEDNVGDVIGDLNRRRGMIKDQEAGATGVRIKADVPLSEMFGYIGHLRTITSGRGQFSMEFSHYSSCPQNVADKVIEEAKARKAAK; translated from the coding sequence ATGGCAGACTTATCTCATTACAGAAACATTGGTATTTTCGCCCACGTAGACGCGGGTAAAACTACCACTACAGAACGTATTTTGAAACTTACCGGTAAAATCCATAAAACTGGTGAGGTACACGACGGTGAGTCAACGACTGACTTTATGGAACAAGAAGCAGAGCGTGGTATTACTATCCAGTCTGCGGCAACGACTTGTTTCTGGAAAGATCACCGCATGAACATCATCGATACTCCAGGACACGTTGACTTCACTGTTGAAGTTTATCGTTCACTGAAAGTATTAGATGGTGGTGTCGGCGTATTTTGTGGTTCAGGTGGTGTTGAGCCACAGTCTGAAACTAACTGGCGTTATGCTAACGAATCAGAAGTTGCACGTGTTATCTTCGTTAACAAACTGGACCGTATGGGTGCAGACTTCTACCGTGTTGTTGGTCAGGTTAAGAAAGTACTGGCGGCTAACCCGCTGGTTATGACGCTGCCTATCGGTATCGAAGATGAGTTCTGCGGCGTAGTAGACGTACTGGAACAAAAAGCTTACATCTGGGACGATTCTGGCCTGCCAGAAAACTACGAAGTGGTTGATATCCCGGAAGACATGAAAGAAAAAGCCGCAGAATACCGCGAAATGCTGGTAGAAACCGCTGTTGAGCAAGACGACGATCTGATGATGGCTTACATGGACGGCGAAGAGCCTTCTATTGAAGACCTCAAGCGTTGTATCCGTAAAGGTACTCGCGATCTGACGTTCTTCCCAACGTTCTGTGGTTCTGCATTTAAGAACAAAGGTATTCAGCTGGTTCTGGACGCCGTTATTGATTATCTGCCTTCTCCGACAGAAGTTGACCCACAGGATCTGACTGATCCTGAAACTGGTGAGCCTACTGGCGAAGTTGCAACAGTATCTACTGACGAGCCATTCCGTGCATTAGCGTTTAAAATCATGGATGACCGTTTCGGTGCCCTGACCTTTATCCGCGTTTACTCTGGTGTACTGAACAAGGGTGACACCATCCTTAACTCAGCAACCGGTAAAACCGAGCGTATCGGTCGGATGGTTGAGATGCACGCCGATGAGCGTACAGAACTGACATCTGCTCACGCCGGTGACATTCTGGCCATCGTTGGTATGAAGAACGTACAGACTGGTCACACCCTGTGTGATCCTAAGCACGAGTGTACACTTGAGCCGATGATCTTCCCTGAGCCGGTAATCTCGATTGCGGTTAAGCCAAAAGACAAAGGCGCTAACGAGAAGATGTCTATTGCGATCGGTAAACTGGTTGCTGAAGATCCATCGTTCCAGGTTGAAACTGATGAAGATTCTGGCGAAACCATCCTGAAAGGTATGGGTGAGCTGCACTTAGACATCAAAGTAGACATTCTGAAGCGTACTTACGGCGTTGAGCTGGAAGTAGGTCAGCCACAGGTTGCTTACCGTGAAACTATCACTACTCCGGTAGAAGACAGCTACACGCACAAGAAACAGTCTGGTGGTTCTGGTCAGTTCGGTAAGATTGATTACCGTATCAAGCCAGGTGAGCAAAACTCAGGCTTTACGTTCACGTCTTCTGTTGTTGGTGGTAACGTACCTAAAGAATTCTTCCCAGCCATCGAAAAAGGCTTTAAGTCTATGATGGGTCAGGGTGTTCTGGCTGGTTATCCGGTACTGGACGTTGAAGTTGAACTGTTTGACGGTGGTTTCCACGCCGTTGACTCATCAGCAATCGCGTTCGAAATTGCAGCGAAAGGTGCATTCCGTCAGTCTATCCCTAAAGCAGGCCCTCAGCTTCTTGAGCCAATCATGAAAGTTGACGTGTTCAGCCCGGAAGACAACGTTGGTGACGTAATCGGTGACCTTAACCGTCGTCGTGGTATGATCAAAGATCAGGAAGCCGGTGCAACAGGTGTTCGCATTAAAGCTGACGTTCCACTGTCAGAAATGTTTGGCTACATTGGTCACTTGCGTACGATTACTTCAGGTCGTGGTCAGTTCTCTATGGAATTCAGCCACTACTCATCATGTCCGCAAAACGTTGCTGACAAGGTAATCGAAGAAGCGAAAGCGCGTAAAGCAGCCAAGTAA
- a CDS encoding Kelch repeat-containing protein: MQAYPQLLRRFSFILLFVAAISGCSAIPEPTPEGTSFTMTTGRYGHATVTDGKSLFVLGGSTDKGLSGDIEIINPQSSTSELLKDKIIPRRYFSAVWDGEESIYIIGGISAHEGRPYLQTAVEVFNVRTHEVKLTQAHDRATRGNTAVLADNKIYVFGGETAGKKLRNALLYVPWVSVFDTNTQTWAALPDMPVALSTRAAAYNGDIYITGGFDGRRQYRDFYKFDLSSMNWSAMPDMPVATSAHSVVATKDGLYTFGDYDQLDQVLYFDFARATWLNAALPFKPSRHNASAAIVDKIFVTGGNVRSRDSHLNAVQVFTPQR; this comes from the coding sequence ATGCAAGCATACCCCCAACTTCTGCGACGATTCTCTTTCATACTGCTATTCGTAGCGGCCATATCCGGTTGCAGTGCCATACCCGAGCCAACACCAGAGGGCACATCCTTCACCATGACAACCGGGCGCTACGGTCACGCTACGGTGACTGACGGTAAATCGTTATTTGTGTTAGGTGGCAGCACTGATAAGGGGTTATCTGGTGATATCGAGATAATCAATCCGCAGAGTTCTACATCTGAATTACTCAAGGATAAAATCATACCCCGACGCTACTTTAGCGCAGTATGGGATGGTGAGGAGTCTATCTATATCATTGGCGGCATCAGTGCTCATGAAGGACGTCCTTATTTGCAAACCGCCGTTGAGGTATTCAACGTTCGCACACACGAAGTAAAACTAACCCAGGCGCATGACAGAGCAACGCGCGGGAATACGGCTGTATTGGCCGACAACAAAATTTATGTTTTCGGTGGCGAAACCGCCGGCAAAAAACTCAGAAACGCGCTGTTATATGTGCCCTGGGTGAGTGTTTTTGATACGAATACCCAAACCTGGGCGGCATTACCTGATATGCCGGTTGCTTTGTCAACGCGCGCTGCGGCATATAACGGCGATATTTATATCACGGGCGGTTTCGATGGCAGACGTCAGTACCGCGATTTTTATAAATTCGATCTGTCATCAATGAACTGGAGTGCAATGCCAGACATGCCTGTAGCAACCAGTGCCCACTCTGTGGTTGCAACGAAGGATGGGTTATATACGTTTGGTGACTATGATCAACTGGATCAGGTGCTTTACTTTGATTTTGCCCGTGCAACATGGTTAAACGCTGCGCTTCCTTTTAAGCCGAGCAGGCATAATGCCAGTGCGGCAATTGTCGATAAGATATTCGTTACCGGTGGCAATGTTCGCTCCCGTGATTCACACCTCAACGCAGTACAGGTATTTACACCACAGCGCTAA
- a CDS encoding helix-turn-helix domain-containing protein encodes MNNLNGILNQHAFTTTVDHSGSFCGVRHFNNSGRLHLLESGTVKIVQKGGNEILLDRPSIVLLSTAIPHRLEAKGDSPAALISASVSFCLNNSSMLLKALPDMMYLQVKPSCSMSCTVQWLFKEVFEQRFGKDIMINKLGEIFMLQMLRHATEQGSLHEGALAAINHPQMRNVIDAIHSNPGHHWTLNCLAGLAAMSRSKFAESFKNLVGQTPNDYITDLRLAQAQKLLKNDKPVSFVASEVGYEHGSALVRIFKKKLGISPRQWLKQSKSKAACVVNA; translated from the coding sequence ATGAATAACTTAAATGGAATACTCAATCAACACGCCTTTACTACAACCGTTGATCATAGCGGCTCATTTTGTGGCGTACGTCACTTTAATAACAGTGGTCGCTTACATCTGCTTGAGTCCGGCACTGTAAAGATTGTTCAGAAGGGAGGTAACGAGATATTACTCGATCGCCCTTCGATTGTCCTATTATCTACTGCTATACCTCATCGCCTGGAAGCAAAGGGAGACTCACCAGCAGCGCTGATTAGTGCCAGCGTGTCCTTTTGCTTGAACAATTCATCAATGTTGCTAAAAGCGTTGCCCGACATGATGTATTTACAGGTAAAGCCCAGTTGTTCAATGTCCTGCACCGTTCAATGGCTGTTTAAAGAAGTATTTGAACAGCGCTTCGGTAAAGACATTATGATCAACAAACTCGGCGAGATATTCATGTTGCAAATGCTCAGACACGCTACTGAACAAGGCAGTTTGCACGAGGGAGCCCTCGCAGCAATAAACCACCCACAAATGCGCAATGTTATCGACGCTATTCATAGCAATCCCGGACATCACTGGACGCTCAATTGCCTCGCTGGCTTGGCTGCCATGTCCCGTTCAAAGTTTGCCGAAAGCTTTAAGAATCTGGTTGGCCAGACGCCTAATGATTACATCACCGATCTCAGATTAGCACAGGCTCAAAAGCTGCTTAAAAACGACAAGCCGGTTAGTTTTGTGGCCAGCGAAGTTGGCTATGAACATGGCTCTGCGCTGGTACGCATTTTTAAGAAAAAGCTCGGTATCTCTCCTCGGCAATGGTTGAAGCAGTCCAAAAGCAAAGCGGCTTGCGTTGTGAATGCATAG